One genomic segment of Pseudorca crassidens isolate mPseCra1 chromosome X, mPseCra1.hap1, whole genome shotgun sequence includes these proteins:
- the LOC137216876 gene encoding melanoma-associated antigen B4-like, whose product MPRGQKSKLRAREKRHQARRETQNHGGAQATAAQREESPSCPSSPSQGTPPSSPAAGTRQEPQGAPATSSRAAGVSGPGSDVRTKGPVQARKSSSHASASGESFQRDPLIKKVGMLIEFLLEKYTVEEPIIKADLLKLVNKRYKRKFPEILRRAAECVQLVFGLELKEVKPGGDSYALVSKLHVSDDERQSSGGRFRKNGLLMLVLGVIFLNGDCASEEEIWEFLNGLGVYVGRCHIIFGEPRKLITEDLVQEKYLVYRQVCDSDLPCYELLWGRRAHAETSKMKVLEFMAKVAGTVPSALPDLYEEALKDEEERARARARAAARAGTRVKASAPSKVMSSSSSHP is encoded by the coding sequence ATGCCTCGGGGGCAGAAGAGTAAGCTCCGTGCCCGTGAGAAGCGCCACCAGGCCCGGAGGGAGACCCAGAATCACGGGGGTGCTCAGGCCACTGCAGCACAGAGAGAAGAGTCGCCCTCGtgcccctcttctccttctcaggGTACTCCCCCGAGCTCCCCTGCTGCTGGCACTCGCCAGGAGCCTCAGGGAGCCCCAGCCACTAGCTCTCGTGCTGCAGGGGTTTCAGGCCCAGGATCTGATGTGCGCACCAAGGGCCCGGTTCAGGCAAGGAAAAGTTCCTCCCACGCCTCAGCCTCTGGTGAGAGCTTTCAGAGAGATCCTCTGATCAAGAAGGTGGGAATGTTGATAGAATTCCTGCTGGAGAAGTATACAGTGGAAGAGCCCATTATAAAAGCAGACTTGCTGAAGCTTGTGAACAAAAGGTACAAGAGGAAGTTCCCTGAGATCCTCAGGAGAGCTGCTGAGTGCGTTCAGCTGGTCTTTGGTCTTGAGTTGAAGGAAGTCAAGCCGGGTGGTGATTCCTATGCCCTTGTCAGCAAGCTACATGTCAGTGATGATGAGCGTCAGAGCAGTGGCGGGCGGTTTCGGAAGAATGGGCTTCTGATGCTTGTCCTCGGTGTGATCTTCTTGAATGGCGACTGCGCCTCTGAGGAGGAGATCTGGGAATTCCTGAATGGTTTGGGTGTTTATGTTGGAAGGTGTCACATAATCTTTGGGGAGCCCAGGAAGCTTATCACAGAAGATCTGGTGCAGGAAAAGTATCTGGTGTATCGTCAGGTGTGCGACAGCGATCTCCCGTGCTATGAGCTCCTGTGGGGCCGGAGAGCCCACGCTGAAACCAGCAAGATGAAAGTCCTGGAATTTATGGCCAAGGTGGCTGGTACCGTCCCCAGTGCCTTACCAGATCTCTATGAGGAGGCTCtgaaagatgaggaagagagagCCCGAGCCCGAGCCCGAGCCGCAGCCAGGGCTGGTACTCGAGTCAAGGCCAGTGCGCCTTCCAAGGTCATGTCTAGCAGTTCCTCCCACCCTTAG